From the genome of bacterium:
TGCCAAGACTGCAAAGGCAGTTGCAAAGGAACTGCCGTCAGAGGAACAGTTGAAGTCCCTGGAAGAGCGGACCAAGAGCATAGAGGTCACGCTGAACCACATCCTGAAGAAGTCCGGCGGCAATCCGCTCCGGAAATCGAATCGCGGTCGCAAGCCCGGCGCGCAGCGCATCTGCCTGGAGCAGAACTGCAATCGACCCGTCGTCGCGCGCGGGCTCTGCAGCATGCACTACCAGCGCTGGCGGGCCGAGCAGGTTCGGGCCAACACGGAAGCCCGGCACCCTGGACGCGCGGCCGAAGGCGGCGGATCGGCACGGAAGGCGAAGGCCGCGGCCGCCCGGAAAACACAGGAGAAAGCCGCCTAAGTTGCGACTTGTCTCAATGTGAGGGGCCCGAAGAATCCGGGCTTCCAGGGCTTGTTTACCCGGTAGCGCCGCCTTACTTTGAGCGCGTTCGAACACCGCTGATCTCCGACCCCGCGCTTGCGGGGCCGCGCTTACGGAATCATCCAGGAGTCCTTGCATGGCCATCACGAAAGTCTGGATCGAAGAAGGCTGCACGGTCTGCAATCTCTGCTCGGATACGGCGCCCGAGGTCTTCGACGTCAACGACGAGACCTGCACTATCCGCGAGGGCGTCGACCTCTCCGCCTTCGAAGAGGAGATCATCCAGGCTGCCGAGGAGTGCCCGGTCGAGATCATCAAGTACGAGTAGCGCGCCCTCGGCTGCGCCGCCTTCTCCGCCCGGGGTCCTCGACTCCGGGCGTGCCTTTTGCGGGCTGCCCGGCGGCGCGGCCTCGCTGCAAGAGGAGAGACCGTGCATCGACTGTTCGCACTCCCGGCAGCGCCACGAGGCCGCTAGTGGCAAGCGACACCGAAGCCCGCCAGCGCCGTCTCCTCGCCGGTGCGCTGCGCTATCCGGACGCCGGTCGCGTCTGGCTGTCGGACACGGGACTGGCCTTCCTCGCCGCTGAGGCGCTTGCCGTCTGCGGCCCCGAACGCGTGCGCGCCGTGGAGCGCGATCTCCTCGCCAGGCGGCGCCTTGCCGGTGCCCTGCCTGGGCTCGCGGTCGCGCATGCCGCCCGCGCCGAGGCGGCGCCGGGCGACTTCGTCGTCCTGCCCTTGGACAAGGACCGCCGCGCGCTCTTCGAGTCGCTTGCCGCGCTGGTCGCGCGCGTGGGGCCCGCGGGCGGTCTCGCGCTCTACGGCAGCCGTCGCGAGGGCATGGAGCCCGCGCTTGCCTACCTCGCCCAGTTCAGTGCGCTGGCGCCTGTCGCAGGGCGCGCCGGTCTCCGCTTGGTCCTCGCGCGGCCACAGGGGACGCCGGCGCCCGCGT
Proteins encoded in this window:
- a CDS encoding ferredoxin encodes the protein MAITKVWIEEGCTVCNLCSDTAPEVFDVNDETCTIREGVDLSAFEEEIIQAAEECPVEIIKYE